Proteins from a genomic interval of Nematostella vectensis chromosome 5, jaNemVect1.1, whole genome shotgun sequence:
- the LOC5517822 gene encoding disintegrin and metalloproteinase domain-containing protein 10, with product MVLMICWFGLIVFLHRFNSLSAETNDTGMKLNGISDFVLVWYDTQRVWEQHLAACASPNDASVVIETHGFNRYFTLILRQCPQLFAPDIKVQVKSRGGIHLHQYDTRMLYTGTVAGDPKSSVTGHIRPDGTFDGSFFSAGKNFYLEPTLRYFKSAPYFHSILFQSRAFQNMSRGEQLPHWARTRAKEKFKISTRQKRSAILSDNSTNLNTCALHITADHLFLKSVGGGSVDAAVAEMVYHVTEVDKIFRSTDFNMDGGPGDNIGVSIAAITVYEDTYAEGELASPESIPVTDFLTKWSHLDHNNYCIALLFTYRDFADGVLGLAWVGDEDVGGVCSTRVPVKDSGENINFNTAVVSLKNFGARVLRKGSVLTTAHELGHSFGSEHDPDNTLCRPEGEPGYFIMYDLAVDGNKPNNFLFSECSKAQMWSVIFNKGPKCFIAQNQGAFCGNSIVEGGEECDCGAPQRCSEVDVCCHPGNITSGIPECRVKPEYQFQIRNNTSSSPAFIASLLSAFFSLTVISGTTAVCPEPIPKPRNTTCGDDGNTCLDGACVGPVCARYFLDQCECQGQDQMCLVCCRTKEGTCVPSMELNGLLKYKFPGSTCNSYTGYCNQLGQCITVKTGDQLLRLMEAFKRMSSEDTINAALTWLQANWYYVVLIPLGVVFVGLLLKFSTWQHNPANSLFHQRAQPLTTFLSGVQNPAYDDRNISDDDANTFSQSRLSNGRGSYEADDSSV from the exons TTCTACATAGATTTAATTCATTATCAGCCGAAACTAATGACACAG GCATGAAATTAAACGGAATCAGTGACTTTGTGCTTGTCTGGTATGACACCCAGAGGGTTTGGGAACAACATCTCGCTGCGTGCGCTAGTCCTAACGATGCCTCTGTTGTCATAGAGACACATGGTTTTAATAG GTATTTCACTTTGATTCTAAGACAGTGTCCACAGTTATTTGCCCCAGACATTAAAGTGCAGGTCAAGTCAAGAGGAGGGATTCATCTGCATCAATATGACACAAGGATGCTCTATACAGGCACAGTGGCAG GGGATCCAAAGTCATCAGTGACTGGACATATCAGACCTGATGGAACATTTGATGGAAGCTTTTTCAGTGCGGGTAAAAATTTCTATCTTGAACCCACATTACGCTACTTTAAAAGTGCCCCATACTTTCATTCCATACTATTCCAATCAAGAGCGTTCCAGAACATGTCAAGAGGAGAGCAGTTGCCTCACTGGGCAAGAACTCGAGCCAAAGAAAAATTTAAG ATCTCTACACGTCAAAAGCGTTCTGCCATTCTCTCTGACAACTCAACCAACCTCAACACATGCGCTTTGCATATTACCGCTGACCACCTGTTCCTGAAGAGCGTGGGCGGCGGATCAGTTGACGCTGCTGTAGCAGAGATGGTATACCACGTGACGGAGGTGGACAAGATATTCAGATCGACTGATTTCAACATGGATGGCGGGCCTGGTGACAATATTGGAGTCAGCATCGCAGCAATTACAGTTTATGAAGATACCTACGCAGAAG GCGAGCTTGCATCACCGGAATCCATTCCCGTGACTGACTTCCTAACTAAATGGAGCCATTTGGACCACAACAACTACTGCATCGCCCTTCTGTTTACCTACCGGGACTTCGCGGACGGCGTGCTCGGCCTGGCCTGGGTCGGGGATGAAGATGTGGGTGGGGTCTGCTCTACGCGGGTCCCGGTCAAGGACTCGGGCGAGAACATTAATTTTAACACTGCTGTTGTCAGTTTGAAGAATTTCGGGGCGAGGGTCCTGCGAAAGGGATCGGTGCTGACTACCGCGCACGAGTTGGGGCACAGCTTTGGCTCAGAG CATGACCCAGACAACACCCTATGTCGCCCTGAGGGGGAGCCTGGCTACTTCATCATGTATGACCTGGCCGTAGATGGAAACAAGCCCAATAACTTCCTCTTCTCCGAATGCAGTAAGGCTCAAATGTGGTCCGTCATCTTTAATAAGGGACCCAAGTGTTTTATAG CCCAGAACCAAGGTGCCTTCTGTGGTAACTCGATAGTTGAGGGAGGAGAGGAGTGTGACTGTGGCGCTCCGCAACGCTGCAGTGAAGTGGACGTGTGTTGTCATCCGGGAAACATTACATCCGGGATACCGGAGTGCCGAGTAAAGCCTGAGTACCAGT TCCAAATTCGAAACAACACCAGTTCCAGTCCAGCTTTCATTGCCAGTTTATTATCAGCATTCTTTTCCTTGACTGTCATCAGTGGCACCACAGCAGTGTGCCCAGAGCCGATACCGAAACCCAGGAACACGACGTGCGGCGACGATGGTAACACGTGCCTGGACGGAGCGTGCGTGGGCCCAGTATGTGCCAGGTATTTCCTGGACCAATGCGAATGCCAAGGTCAGGATCAGatgtgtcttgtgtgctgtaggACTAAAGAG GGAACTTGCGTGCCCAGTATGGAGCTGAATGGTTTGTTAAAGTACAAGTTCCCCGGATCCACTTGTAATAGTTATACTGGATACTGCAACCAGCTTGGCCAGTGCATCACGGTAAAGACTGGTGACCAGCTTCTCAGGCTCATGGAGGCTTTCAAGCGGATGTCTTCCGAGGACACTATCAATGCAGCACTCACATGGCTCCAGGCCAATTG GTACTACGTGGTTTTGATTCCTCTCGGGGTGGTCTTCGTCGGTCTTCTTCTGAAATTTTCCACATGGCAACACAATCCTGCTAATTCCCTCTTTCACCAACGGGCTCAGCCACTGACCACGTTCCTCTCGGGCGTCCAAAATCCTGCTTACGACGATCGAAATATCTCGGATGATGACGCCAATACCTTTTCCCAAAGCCGGCTGTCTAATGGTCGCGGATCTTACGAGGCCGATGACTCGTCCGTCTAG